A genome region from Nitrospira sp. includes the following:
- a CDS encoding fibronectin type III domain-containing protein, whose product MIGKKQGATSPALRLRWRVCIAGLLVSLLTLVVLPAAWAVQVSPSSLTFQAVQGGPSPSSQVIDFYKKTSRQVSWASSDNAAWLSASAASGVMTTSAQVVVSVDTTGLAAGSYSGAVTITISKGGSVSIPVTLIVSPSTSSDTGTGTSKSSTSATLTWAANTESDLAGYNVYVGTASGVYGPPVNVGAVTSHTVGNLQLGTTYYFAVTAYDVNGNESVRSSEVSKSLY is encoded by the coding sequence ATGATCGGGAAGAAACAAGGGGCCACTTCGCCAGCTCTGAGATTACGGTGGCGTGTCTGTATTGCTGGCTTGTTGGTATCGTTGCTGACCCTGGTTGTGCTGCCTGCTGCCTGGGCGGTTCAAGTCAGTCCCTCAAGTCTCACGTTTCAGGCCGTGCAAGGGGGCCCCAGCCCTTCGAGTCAAGTCATAGATTTCTACAAGAAAACCTCCAGGCAGGTGAGTTGGGCGAGCAGTGACAATGCTGCCTGGCTGAGTGCCTCTGCTGCGTCCGGGGTGATGACGACATCCGCGCAAGTGGTTGTCTCGGTGGATACCACTGGTTTGGCCGCCGGCAGTTACAGCGGAGCGGTGACCATTACCATCAGCAAGGGGGGATCCGTCTCCATTCCTGTCACGCTCATCGTGTCGCCGTCTACATCTTCCGATACGGGCACAGGTACGAGTAAATCCAGCACGTCAGCGACGCTGACCTGGGCGGCGAATACGGAAAGTGACCTAGCCGGATACAACGTCTACGTAGGGACCGCATCCGGGGTGTACGGCCCACCGGTCAATGTCGGCGCTGTCACGTCGCATACGGTCGGCAATCTGCAACTCGGAACGACCTATTACTTTGCGGTGACGGCGTATGACGTGAATGGGAATGAGAGTGTCCGGTCGAGTGAGGTCAGCAAGAGTTTGTATTGA
- a CDS encoding ABC transporter substrate-binding protein, which yields MRWISLSQRIPRISVSPLRVPRWFGLLALLLTVLSVSRPQAESAPQPGAGTQATPITLRFVSWKPDHPRVWDEALAEFTQAYPHISVVRELAPHSSTAYHDLLTQKLKNRDTTVDVFFMDVIWVPEFAEAGWARRLDERFAPAMREQFLPATIEVGRYSDHLYGVPSRIDAGLLYYRSDLLTKYGFSPPTTWDELARQAETIVTGERSTNPTLRGYTAQFKQYEGLVCNLLEFIHGHGGSLLTADGTHSTLASPEALAAVQFVRDRVIGRLASRAALTYQEPESLSVFLQGHAVFHRNWPYAWELANNRTRSTVAGQVAVMPLPGLTEGHTAAALGGWLYGISTYSQHPDEAWALIEFLSGQAMQKKFAQEAGIAPSRQALFSDPDLLATAPQLRTHLDVLRSATARPRSPLYPAVSHALQRYFSRALAIDGLDLAQEAAVTDAHIDRLLALTRVTP from the coding sequence ATGCGATGGATTTCCCTCTCTCAGCGCATCCCGCGCATATCAGTCTCTCCCCTGAGAGTCCCTCGCTGGTTCGGACTGCTGGCGCTCCTGCTTACTGTGCTGTCGGTCAGCCGACCCCAGGCTGAGTCCGCGCCGCAGCCAGGAGCCGGAACCCAAGCGACTCCCATCACCCTACGTTTCGTCTCCTGGAAGCCCGATCACCCGCGCGTATGGGACGAAGCCCTTGCCGAGTTCACACAAGCTTACCCTCACATTTCGGTGGTGCGCGAACTGGCCCCCCACAGCTCCACCGCGTATCACGATCTGCTGACGCAGAAGCTGAAAAATCGTGATACCACAGTCGATGTCTTTTTCATGGACGTCATCTGGGTGCCGGAGTTCGCGGAAGCCGGGTGGGCTCGTCGGCTCGACGAGCGATTTGCTCCGGCCATGCGCGAGCAGTTTCTCCCCGCCACCATCGAAGTCGGTCGATATTCCGACCATCTCTATGGGGTCCCCAGTCGCATCGATGCCGGGTTGCTCTACTACCGCTCTGATTTGTTGACCAAGTACGGCTTCTCACCCCCGACGACCTGGGACGAACTGGCCCGGCAGGCGGAAACCATCGTCACCGGGGAGCGATCGACGAACCCAACGCTGCGCGGCTACACGGCTCAATTCAAACAGTACGAAGGCCTCGTCTGTAACCTGCTGGAGTTTATCCATGGCCATGGCGGCAGCCTGCTGACAGCGGATGGAACACATTCCACTCTGGCCAGCCCCGAAGCGTTGGCTGCTGTGCAGTTCGTTCGTGACCGGGTGATCGGCAGGCTCGCATCACGCGCGGCGCTCACTTATCAAGAACCGGAATCCCTCTCCGTCTTTCTGCAAGGCCATGCCGTCTTTCACCGGAACTGGCCCTATGCATGGGAACTGGCCAACAACCGAACTCGCTCGACCGTCGCCGGACAGGTCGCCGTCATGCCACTTCCGGGACTCACTGAAGGACACACCGCAGCGGCACTCGGGGGCTGGCTCTACGGCATCAGCACGTACTCGCAACATCCGGACGAAGCCTGGGCACTCATCGAATTTCTTTCCGGCCAGGCCATGCAAAAGAAGTTCGCGCAGGAGGCCGGCATTGCGCCGTCTCGTCAGGCGTTGTTTTCAGACCCGGATCTGCTGGCGACTGCGCCACAACTGCGCACCCACTTGGACGTACTCCGGTCTGCGACCGCTCGCCCGCGTTCCCCCCTGTATCCCGCCGTCTCACATGCACTGCAACGGTATTTCAGCCGGGCCCTCGCCATCGACGGCCTCGACCTCGCACAAGAGGCGGCCGTCACCGACGCCCACATCGATCGTCTGCTCGCACTCACGAGAGTGACGCCATGA
- a CDS encoding MoaD/ThiS family protein, with amino-acid sequence MLVHLSHPQRQVEIKGPKRTKELLRELNLVIEAHLVIRGDELVTEDEMLADADQIEIRPVISGGR; translated from the coding sequence ATGCTTGTTCATCTCAGTCATCCACAACGCCAGGTTGAAATCAAAGGACCCAAACGCACCAAGGAATTGCTACGCGAACTCAATCTGGTGATTGAGGCGCATCTCGTCATCCGGGGCGATGAACTGGTCACGGAAGATGAAATGCTCGCGGATGCCGACCAGATTGAAATCCGGCCGGTGATCTCCGGCGGAAGATAG
- a CDS encoding ATP-binding protein — MNCGKCKTKAVISLPRHNAAFCKSCFTTFVHEQVARAIKSFKMFTPEDRILVAVSGGKDSLALWHILLKLGYRADALYVNLGIGSYSEESHRKVRHYADNVAAAHGAKLIVHVVEQEAGAGIRELATILHRPTCSTCGTIKRYQFNRAAVEQDYDVMATGHNLDDEAARLLGNVLHWQDEYLDKQSPTLPASVEGFAKKVKPLCRLSEREIAAYAVVNRIDYIVEECPMAKGSKMILYKEVLNRLETESPGTKQRFYWGFLEKQTKPEPTTESMAEKDQRTLHPCQSCGQPTTADTCSYCKMMAKAKTATPR; from the coding sequence ATGAATTGCGGCAAGTGCAAAACCAAAGCCGTCATCAGCCTCCCGCGACACAATGCCGCCTTCTGCAAGAGCTGCTTCACAACCTTCGTGCACGAGCAGGTCGCGCGCGCGATCAAATCGTTCAAGATGTTTACGCCCGAGGATCGCATCCTGGTGGCGGTCTCCGGCGGCAAAGATAGCCTCGCTTTGTGGCACATCCTCCTCAAGCTCGGCTACCGCGCCGATGCGCTCTATGTGAATCTCGGCATCGGCAGCTACTCTGAAGAATCGCATCGGAAAGTGCGGCACTACGCGGACAACGTGGCCGCTGCCCATGGCGCCAAACTGATCGTCCATGTCGTCGAGCAGGAAGCCGGCGCCGGCATTCGTGAATTGGCCACCATTCTTCATCGCCCTACCTGTTCGACCTGCGGGACCATCAAACGATACCAATTTAATCGCGCCGCAGTAGAACAGGACTATGACGTGATGGCCACGGGCCACAATCTCGACGACGAAGCTGCTCGCCTCTTAGGCAACGTGTTGCACTGGCAGGATGAATATCTGGACAAGCAAAGCCCCACCTTGCCGGCCTCCGTCGAAGGGTTCGCCAAGAAGGTGAAACCGCTTTGCCGATTGTCGGAACGCGAGATCGCCGCTTACGCGGTCGTCAATCGCATCGATTACATCGTCGAAGAATGCCCGATGGCGAAGGGATCCAAGATGATCCTCTATAAAGAGGTCCTCAACCGGCTGGAAACGGAATCGCCCGGCACGAAACAACGTTTTTATTGGGGGTTTCTAGAGAAGCAAACCAAGCCGGAGCCCACCACCGAATCCATGGCCGAGAAGGATCAGCGCACACTCCACCCTTGCCAATCCTGCGGACAACCCACCACCGCCGACACCTGCTCCTACTGCAAGATGATGGCAAAAGCCAAGACCGCCACACCTCGTTGA
- a CDS encoding sugar ABC transporter permease — translation MSRSASILRHRESLAAWTMVAPALLVTMVFALYPVLDSLWLSLHNIFIGLPQLGSPFVGLDNYVALLHDPVAQQALFVTLAFVLLSTLLELACGLIIALVIHEQFRGRGLVRAAILIPWAIPTVVASQLWRYIFNDQYGFANLLLFGERVTDYIPWLAYPGVAFGIIVLADVWKTSSFAALLILAGIQVIPNDLYDAARVDGATVWQRFWHITLPLLKPALLLALLFRTMDAFRVFDLVFVMTQGGPGDATQVLQFYGYQTLFTEGRIGYGSAVSVAVFLMILALSLTYLRAIGSSLLERRRT, via the coding sequence ATGAGCCGCTCAGCCTCAATCCTCCGACATCGAGAGAGCCTGGCGGCCTGGACCATGGTGGCCCCGGCCCTGCTGGTGACCATGGTCTTTGCGCTCTACCCGGTTCTGGATTCGCTCTGGCTCAGCCTACACAATATCTTCATCGGACTCCCGCAGCTCGGCAGTCCGTTCGTCGGTCTGGACAACTATGTGGCGCTGCTCCACGATCCCGTCGCGCAGCAGGCGCTGTTCGTCACCCTCGCCTTTGTCCTCCTCTCGACACTGCTCGAGTTGGCCTGCGGGCTGATCATCGCCCTCGTGATTCATGAGCAGTTTCGCGGACGTGGTCTCGTTCGGGCCGCCATCCTGATTCCCTGGGCTATTCCTACGGTGGTGGCGTCGCAGCTGTGGCGCTACATTTTCAACGACCAGTACGGGTTCGCAAATTTATTGTTGTTCGGTGAACGCGTCACCGACTACATCCCCTGGCTGGCCTATCCGGGCGTGGCCTTTGGCATCATTGTACTGGCCGACGTTTGGAAGACCTCCTCCTTTGCGGCGCTGCTGATCCTCGCCGGCATCCAGGTCATTCCCAACGATCTCTACGACGCAGCGCGTGTGGATGGGGCCACTGTCTGGCAGCGATTTTGGCACATCACTCTGCCGCTGCTGAAGCCGGCGCTGTTGCTCGCACTCTTATTTCGCACCATGGATGCGTTTCGTGTCTTCGATCTGGTGTTCGTGATGACACAAGGCGGCCCGGGCGACGCCACGCAGGTCCTGCAGTTCTATGGCTACCAAACCCTGTTCACGGAGGGCCGCATCGGGTATGGCTCTGCGGTCTCCGTGGCCGTATTCCTGATGATCCTGGCGCTGTCGTTGACGTATCTGCGCGCCATCGGGTCGAGCCTCCTGGAGCGCAGACGAACATGA
- a CDS encoding aldo/keto reductase, with the protein MHYVHLGRSGVQVSRLCLGTMNFGPQTSERDSFAIMDQALERGINFFDSANVYGRKVGEGVTEQIVGRWFAQGGGRREKVVLATKVYGRMGDWPNQSRLSALHIKRACEESLRRLQTDHIDLYQMHHIDRECPWEELWQAMDQLYREGKVLYVGSSNFAGWHIAQAQELAKSRHVLGLISEQSLYNLLERTVELEVLPACQAYGIGIIPWSPLARGLLGGALSAHTTGRRADEDVRKDIETHRTKLEAYEQFCNTLPATPAAVALAWLLHQPAVTSPIIGPRTMEQLTSAFPALELALTPDHLKTLDTIFPGPGGAAPEAYAW; encoded by the coding sequence ATGCACTACGTTCATCTCGGGCGCTCTGGAGTACAGGTCAGCCGCCTCTGTTTAGGCACCATGAATTTCGGGCCGCAGACCTCCGAACGCGACAGCTTTGCCATCATGGACCAGGCGCTGGAACGGGGCATCAACTTTTTCGACAGCGCCAACGTCTATGGCAGGAAAGTCGGCGAAGGGGTGACGGAGCAGATTGTCGGGCGCTGGTTCGCCCAGGGCGGCGGGCGACGTGAAAAAGTGGTGTTGGCCACCAAAGTCTATGGCCGCATGGGCGACTGGCCCAACCAGTCGCGCCTCTCCGCCTTGCATATCAAACGCGCGTGCGAAGAGAGCCTCCGGCGTCTGCAGACAGACCACATTGACCTCTACCAAATGCACCACATCGATCGTGAGTGCCCGTGGGAAGAACTCTGGCAGGCGATGGATCAACTCTACCGCGAAGGGAAGGTGCTCTACGTCGGTAGCAGCAATTTCGCCGGCTGGCATATTGCACAGGCCCAAGAGCTGGCGAAATCACGCCACGTTCTGGGGCTCATCTCCGAACAAAGTCTTTACAACCTCCTCGAACGAACCGTCGAGCTGGAAGTCCTTCCGGCCTGTCAGGCCTATGGAATCGGGATCATTCCCTGGAGCCCCCTGGCGCGAGGCCTGCTTGGAGGGGCGCTGAGCGCGCACACGACCGGGCGACGGGCAGACGAGGACGTTCGAAAAGACATCGAGACGCACCGCACAAAACTGGAAGCCTATGAACAGTTCTGCAACACACTGCCGGCCACACCGGCCGCCGTCGCCCTCGCCTGGCTGCTGCACCAACCGGCCGTGACATCGCCCATCATCGGTCCGCGCACCATGGAACAGCTGACATCCGCATTCCCGGCGTTGGAGTTGGCGCTGACTCCAGACCACCTCAAGACCTTGGACACCATCTTCCCCGGCCCCGGCGGCGCGGCCCCCGAGGCCTACGCCTGGTAA
- a CDS encoding glycoside hydrolase family 57 protein, whose protein sequence is MKTIQLCFLWHMHQPYYTDPLTGSASMPWVRLHATKAYFDMAFLLERFPEARSTFNFTPSLLLQLEEFSTGRVRDLFLEYAQRPAADLTPTEKAFLIRHFFSANWATMVRPFPRYQELLVKRGVDVQGHDLDRLAKQFSTQEFLDLQVWHNLAWFGYGSLQRFPRLAELRAKNRGFTEEDKQEVLALQQTAIRQIVPMYKALQDRGQIELTTTPFFHPILPLVIDSEFTRRARPDLPLPARFHAPADAEAQVRRAIEYHTHTFGRPPAGLWPSEGSVCPELLPILGQAGIRWLATDEGILYRSLRMADQAWNRHYHLYQPYAVGTADQPLTMVFRDRDISDAFGFVYHKTTPESAADDVLRRIRGLAYDIPLENGLLAVILDGENPWEHYHDGGERFLSLLFRAFEQDGLHIGHGIRVHLNTISDALQSVPPPQRLEQLHSGSWINQDFKIWIGHQEDNRGWDLLQHTRSRLVELTPSLTPERARAAWDELYAAEGSDWFWWYGDDFDTDYKQEFDRLFRTHLRNVWTYAGVTPPEILNQPLVETRTPQGLDQVRFPLALITPTLDGLSSNFFEWRGAGTINTTPPLGAMWKSEGLFTAILFGFDREHLYLRLDFDERSQSRQDACVAELYIGSGIQQYKLSFALTAEGADTILLTRADESGAYLDRGTLSTICRRTILELGIPFKELGIEVGAELRLTLTVSEHGMEIARYPHHGPATFNRPGDDFEATMWRV, encoded by the coding sequence ATGAAAACCATTCAACTCTGCTTCCTCTGGCATATGCACCAGCCGTATTACACGGACCCGCTCACCGGGTCTGCGAGTATGCCCTGGGTGCGCTTGCACGCTACAAAGGCCTACTTCGACATGGCCTTCCTCCTGGAGCGATTCCCGGAAGCCCGCTCGACCTTTAACTTCACTCCGTCGCTGCTGCTGCAACTGGAAGAGTTCTCCACCGGCCGCGTCCGCGATCTATTCCTGGAATATGCCCAGCGCCCGGCGGCCGACCTGACCCCGACTGAAAAGGCTTTCCTGATCCGCCATTTCTTCTCGGCCAACTGGGCCACCATGGTACGCCCCTTTCCTCGTTACCAGGAACTGCTGGTGAAACGCGGCGTCGATGTCCAGGGGCACGACCTCGATCGTCTGGCCAAACAATTTTCAACGCAGGAATTTCTCGACCTCCAGGTTTGGCACAATCTCGCCTGGTTCGGATACGGCAGCCTGCAGCGTTTTCCACGGCTGGCGGAATTGCGCGCGAAAAATCGGGGATTTACGGAAGAGGACAAGCAGGAAGTGCTGGCATTGCAACAGACCGCGATCCGGCAGATTGTTCCGATGTACAAGGCGCTTCAGGACCGTGGGCAAATCGAGTTGACCACCACGCCATTTTTTCATCCGATCCTGCCGCTGGTTATCGACTCGGAATTCACTCGCCGCGCCAGACCCGACCTGCCGCTGCCCGCTCGCTTCCACGCTCCTGCCGATGCCGAAGCCCAGGTGCGACGGGCGATCGAGTACCACACACACACGTTCGGCCGCCCCCCGGCTGGGCTCTGGCCGTCCGAGGGCTCGGTCTGTCCCGAGTTGTTGCCGATTCTGGGGCAAGCTGGAATTCGCTGGCTGGCCACTGACGAGGGCATCCTCTACCGGTCGCTCCGGATGGCCGACCAAGCCTGGAATCGCCATTATCACCTCTACCAGCCCTACGCAGTCGGCACCGCGGATCAGCCGCTCACCATGGTGTTTCGCGATCGGGACATTTCCGACGCGTTCGGGTTCGTCTACCACAAGACCACACCGGAATCCGCCGCCGACGATGTGCTCCGACGAATCCGAGGCCTCGCCTACGACATTCCACTGGAGAACGGACTCCTGGCTGTTATTCTCGACGGGGAAAACCCTTGGGAGCATTATCACGACGGCGGCGAACGTTTCCTCTCTCTGCTGTTTCGCGCCTTCGAACAGGACGGGCTCCATATCGGCCACGGCATTCGCGTTCACTTGAATACCATCAGTGACGCCTTACAATCCGTTCCTCCCCCTCAACGCCTCGAGCAGTTGCACTCCGGCTCCTGGATCAACCAGGACTTCAAAATCTGGATCGGTCACCAGGAAGACAATCGTGGCTGGGACCTCCTGCAACACACGCGGTCGCGACTCGTCGAACTCACACCGTCATTGACGCCGGAACGAGCACGCGCAGCCTGGGACGAGCTCTATGCCGCCGAAGGCAGCGACTGGTTCTGGTGGTATGGCGACGACTTTGATACCGATTACAAGCAGGAATTCGACCGGCTGTTCCGCACCCACCTGCGCAACGTCTGGACCTACGCCGGAGTGACGCCGCCCGAGATCTTGAATCAGCCCCTGGTCGAGACCCGCACCCCGCAAGGCCTGGACCAGGTTCGATTCCCGTTGGCGTTAATTACGCCGACCCTCGACGGACTGTCCTCGAATTTTTTTGAATGGCGTGGGGCCGGGACCATTAACACGACGCCGCCGCTGGGAGCCATGTGGAAATCCGAAGGACTCTTCACCGCCATTCTCTTCGGATTCGACCGCGAACACCTCTACCTAAGACTGGATTTCGACGAGCGATCCCAGTCACGCCAGGACGCCTGTGTCGCAGAGTTGTACATCGGCTCAGGCATCCAGCAATATAAGTTGTCCTTTGCGCTGACCGCCGAGGGCGCGGACACGATCCTACTCACGCGAGCAGACGAATCCGGCGCGTATCTGGACAGGGGCACCTTGAGCACGATCTGCCGCCGAACAATCTTGGAGCTGGGTATCCCCTTTAAGGAGCTGGGCATTGAGGTCGGCGCGGAATTGCGACTGACACTCACGGTCTCGGAACATGGGATGGAAATCGCCCGGTATCCCCATCACGGCCCGGCCACATTCAACCGACCGGGAGACGATTTTGAAGCCACAATGTGGCGAGTCTGA
- a CDS encoding carbohydrate ABC transporter permease, with translation MNRRILLAVGILGTVGLSLLPFLWFVLTSFKSQHEIEAAPPGWWPSGSLGFYRSALFEHHLFDYALNSMMVAGSTTLLALLFAIPAAYALARLTIPGKQGILAVLLCVSMFPQMAIAGPVWRLLDSLGGLNHRWGVVLPYVALTLPLAIWILASFFKELPPELEDAARVDGCGPWATLFRITLPLATPGIFTAAILILIYAWNEFFFALLILTQPEQQTLPVGIALFQGEFTMPWGELAAASVLATLPLIVVVLLCQRWIVSGLSAGAVKG, from the coding sequence ATGAATCGTCGGATTCTGCTCGCAGTGGGCATCCTCGGTACGGTGGGACTCAGTCTGCTGCCGTTCCTCTGGTTCGTCCTCACGTCGTTCAAGTCGCAACATGAGATCGAGGCCGCGCCGCCCGGCTGGTGGCCCTCGGGCAGCCTGGGATTTTATCGCTCAGCCCTCTTCGAGCATCACCTCTTCGACTATGCACTGAACAGCATGATGGTGGCCGGCTCCACAACATTGCTGGCCCTCCTGTTCGCCATCCCGGCCGCCTATGCTCTGGCTCGGCTCACCATCCCCGGAAAACAGGGCATTCTGGCGGTGCTGCTCTGCGTCTCGATGTTCCCGCAAATGGCCATCGCCGGACCGGTCTGGCGGCTGCTCGATTCCCTCGGCGGGCTCAACCACCGCTGGGGCGTCGTGCTCCCCTATGTAGCATTAACCCTGCCGCTGGCGATCTGGATTTTGGCCAGCTTCTTCAAAGAACTCCCGCCCGAGTTGGAGGATGCCGCGCGAGTGGATGGGTGCGGGCCCTGGGCGACCCTGTTCCGGATCACGCTCCCGCTGGCGACGCCGGGGATTTTTACCGCGGCGATCCTGATCCTGATCTATGCCTGGAACGAATTTTTCTTCGCGCTCCTGATCCTCACCCAGCCGGAACAACAGACCCTTCCTGTCGGCATCGCACTTTTTCAGGGAGAATTCACCATGCCCTGGGGCGAACTGGCCGCAGCGTCGGTTCTGGCAACTCTTCCGTTGATCGTGGTTGTGCTGTTATGTCAACGATGGATTGTAAGTGGATTGTCCGCCGGAGCGGTCAAAGGCTAG
- a CDS encoding VanZ family protein, translated as MASNQVITNGLGAESLRSPLSVLRYWGPVFLYAGVIFLVSSMSSPPESVSSFLGETSDKVLHLGEYGLLGALVYRACRHGAGAWVADHAVIVAVAGCALYGLSDEIHQLFVPLREGDPLDLVADSIGATLGAWIWRFLQPRAVQSTL; from the coding sequence ATGGCATCGAATCAGGTGATCACCAATGGCCTCGGCGCGGAGTCGCTGCGGTCTCCACTCTCGGTTCTCCGGTACTGGGGGCCGGTCTTTCTGTATGCCGGAGTGATTTTTCTGGTGTCGTCGATGTCGAGTCCACCGGAATCAGTTTCGTCGTTTCTCGGGGAGACCTCCGACAAGGTCTTGCACCTCGGCGAGTATGGTCTTTTGGGGGCCTTGGTCTATCGGGCCTGTCGGCATGGCGCGGGCGCCTGGGTGGCCGACCATGCGGTCATCGTGGCGGTGGCCGGTTGCGCGCTGTACGGTCTGAGTGACGAGATCCATCAATTGTTCGTGCCGCTTCGCGAGGGAGATCCGTTGGATCTGGTGGCGGATTCCATCGGCGCGACACTCGGGGCCTGGATCTGGCGCTTCCTGCAACCGCGCGCTGTTCAGTCAACCCTGTAG
- the galT gene encoding galactose-1-phosphate uridylyltransferase — protein MPELRRDPIVGRWVIISTERGGRPQDLHMPSAPLPSASMCPFCPGQERLTPKEILAYRPHASEPDSPNWTVRVIPNKFPALHVEGDMGREGLGLYDRMNGIGAHEVIIETPTHKERLSDLSAKRLEDVLWAYRDRILDLKKDLRLRYILIFKNQGAAAGATLEHSHSQLIALPVVPTSVLEEIDGCRQHFQQKERCIYCDILRQESAEGARVVLENPEFLCLTPYAPRFPFEMWILPKRHTGYFEECQRTQFEFLAPILGEALRRMDAVLAHPAYNFILHSSPLHEKTGDFYHWHIEIIPKLTQVAGFEWGTGFYINPVAPEESAKCLRDAIL, from the coding sequence ATGCCCGAATTAAGAAGAGATCCGATCGTCGGCCGCTGGGTCATCATTTCAACCGAACGCGGCGGACGCCCCCAAGATCTGCACATGCCGTCGGCACCGCTGCCGTCGGCGTCCATGTGTCCGTTTTGTCCGGGACAGGAGCGCCTGACGCCTAAGGAAATTCTGGCGTACCGCCCGCATGCCTCGGAGCCGGACAGTCCGAATTGGACCGTGCGAGTCATCCCCAATAAGTTTCCCGCCCTGCATGTGGAAGGGGACATGGGACGGGAAGGCCTCGGGCTCTATGACCGGATGAACGGGATCGGCGCCCATGAAGTCATCATCGAAACCCCGACGCACAAAGAACGCCTCAGCGACTTGTCGGCAAAGCGGCTCGAGGATGTGCTCTGGGCCTATCGCGATCGGATCCTCGACCTCAAGAAAGATCTTCGGCTACGGTATATTTTGATCTTCAAGAATCAAGGCGCGGCGGCAGGCGCGACGCTGGAACACAGCCATTCCCAACTCATTGCCCTGCCCGTCGTCCCCACCAGCGTCCTCGAAGAAATCGACGGCTGCCGGCAACATTTCCAGCAGAAGGAACGTTGTATCTATTGCGACATCCTGCGGCAGGAATCAGCGGAAGGCGCCCGTGTGGTGCTGGAGAATCCGGAATTTCTCTGCCTGACCCCCTACGCCCCGCGCTTTCCGTTTGAAATGTGGATCCTCCCGAAACGACACACGGGATATTTCGAAGAATGTCAACGCACCCAATTTGAATTTCTGGCGCCGATCCTCGGCGAAGCCTTACGGCGCATGGATGCCGTGCTGGCTCACCCGGCCTACAACTTCATTCTGCACAGCTCGCCACTGCATGAGAAGACGGGAGATTTCTATCACTGGCATATCGAAATCATCCCGAAGCTGACCCAGGTCGCCGGATTCGAGTGGGGCACGGGGTTTTACATCAACCCGGTCGCACCGGAAGAATCAGCCAAGTGCCTCCGCGACGCCATCCTGTAA